In Lentibacillus sp. JNUCC-1, the genomic window TTCAGGCTATAGCGACGGGAAACTTGGAACAGAAGTCCAAAATCAAAATGAAGCATTTTTGGCCCAGCATGGCTGGAATGAAATTGGAACTCAATTTAATGATGATTCAGGTTTTCATGCGCGTGCATTTAACCAGGCTGAAGAAGGCACAATTGTTGTTTCATTTGCAGGAACGGAAGACTTGCAAGACGGAATAACGGATGCTGCCCTTGCTTTTGGATATGGTTCAAAGCAGTTTGAAGAAGCTGCCGAATATGTAGAGGAATTAATAGAACAATATCCCGGTCATCAAATCGTTTTAACGGGACATTCTCTTGGAGGGGCAATTGCACAATATACTTCCTTAAATACAAATGTTCCGGCTATAACTTGGAATGCTCCAGGCATTAAAACGCGCGATTACAGTTTTTTTGAAAACCCTCTCAGTATCGGGATGAGTGACAGTAATGTCGATGTCCCGGCTAAATTTTTTGATGAAAATGGGCTTTTTGATGATTTAATTGTGAACCATATGATGGAAGAAGACGATATTGGTACGTATCACATTCACGCAGGGCAGTCGATTGTTTATTCAGATGACGGGACTTCTTCAATAAGAGATGATTACAGTGGTGAGGCTCACAAATCGAATACTTTGTGGTCCTTGATCGGAACGGCGATTGGTAAAGGGTTTGACTCCTCCACATCAATGTTCGGAAGCCATGGTCTTGGAAATTTCTTTGCTTTAATGGGATTGTGTTAAGGAAGGAGGGATCCGTATCTCACGTGTAATTTTGGCCGGATTTTTATCTGTGTTGTTTCCAGGGCTAGGTCAGGTTCATAACCGTCAGATGTTAAAAGGCAGTTTGTTGATCCTTGTTGAACTGTTGATCCTGTATTTAACAGTGCCAGGGCTTCTGATGGTCATACTTTACAGGAGTATTTGGATTTATGCAATGCCATTGTTATAGCGCAATTGATCCGAAAGAATAAGAAAGAGATTAGGTTGAGGCGAAGTGTGCGCGATTTCCTTCCTGTGATTCTGACAGCGATGTTGGTGTTGCCAATTGGGTGGTTGCCGGCTTTTATGCCGCAAATCATGCATAAATTGGCGATCAAGGCTCAGCAACCCGATATACCGGAAGAACAGTTGGAGAAAGATCTTGATACTTATCAATCGTATTTAACCCGGAAATATAACATGGAAGCAACATTTGATGATGAGGCCTTCAGTGAAGCAAATGGGCATTATACAGTATCAGCTGTACCGGTTAATGGGGAGAATATCCCTTTTACTGTCTCACAGGACCATAACGATAACATTAGAGACACTTATATTGGATCTTTATGGTCTAAGGAAATATATGACGTTTTTGACCCTATGGTTAGTCAGCTTTATGAAAATGTTTGGATATTCGAAACTAAGGTAACCACTTTTCGGGAGATGGATCAGTATGTCCTAGACAACTATGAAGCTATTCCAGACTTTTTCGACGTATACAGCGAATTCCCTAATGGCTATCGTTTTTGTATTACACTGTATGTGTTTAATGACTTTTCCAATGAAGAGGAAGAGCAAGTAAAGATTTATAAGTTGGTTGAACAGCTGCAGGAGTCTGGCATAACCCTCACAGGTTTTGAATTAAAGTACTATGATCAAGCGTTGTATGAACAGGCGGGAAAAGATATGAAGCCGACCAATGAACACAGAACATATGCCTCACATTTCCTTGCACTGAATCAACAACAGCTTGACAGCATACAAACCCTGAAGACGTTAGAGAATATCTGGTTAAATTGGAAAAGTTCTATCAAAAATAGAGGTGGTCATATGGTGTCAGTTGAAATGGGTCACGAATGGGAAGAAGAGGACAACGGAACCCCCGCAGGTTTTTGGATGCGTCTTGCTGCATGGGGCATTGATGTTCTGCTGGTTACATTCTGTCTGGTGTTTACCAAGATAGCGCCACATGGATCCGTTGCTCTCACTGGCTTGCTGTTTGGAGACAGGCCTGCCGACGAATATCTCATGAACTACTGGGTGATTCAAATTACGATGGTATTGGCGGTTTTTTGGCTGTACGACGCCATACTTGAAAGCAGTCCATTGCAGGCTACCGTCGGTAAAATGCTTGTGAAAGTTAAAGTTTCCGGTGAGTTCAATACGAAGATCTCCTTTACCAAAGCGAGCGGGAAATTTGTTCTGAACGTTATATCTCTTATGCTTCTTGGCATCGGACAGTTCATCTCTCTTTTCACCAAAGATAAACAAACCATTGTCGACAGAGTGCTTAATTATGGCGTATATAAGGCATGAACGCACAGAGGGAGCCCGCAGCAACCGGGTCCCTTCATGCAGTTAAAGAATACTTTTTAAGAATGAAATGAGTTCTTCGGCTTCAAAGCCGGACACTTGGAATAAATGAGCAATCTCAGCCTGGCTGCCAACTTTGTCCTGATCCACTAAAGCATAACGGTTTTTATTCAAGTCGATCACAAATATTTTATTCTTATCGACAGTATGTGTCATGAGTGCAACATCATAACGATTATAATCACCCATAACACTTACATATCGCACGTCTTTTTGAACCGTTTGATCTTTAATCAATTCGAATGATTGTGCCATCCTATCATCCTCCATAGAATTATAATTGACTTTTTTTACTATATCATTGTTTATTCTAATAGCGGTACTGATATGTTAAAATAGAATAAGATGTTTATGTAAAATGATGTAATGGGGGAAGCGTCATGTATTTTGTAGAACGTAAAAAATTGAGCAATTGCTTGTTCATATTGATCAGCTGTTGGCGTTGTATGATAAGGAGAAACCCTTTAATTCCAATGTGGAACACCTTGCATTGGAACGGCTTACGCATACACTAATTGAGTCAATGCTTGATGTTGGTAATATGATGATTGACGGGTTTATTATGCGAGACCCTGGGAGTTATAATGACATTATTGACATCATGGTAGATGAGCGTGTTCTGCCTGAAAGCGATCAGCAAGCCTATCACAAGCTAATCGAACTGCGTCAGTTGCTTGTACAGGATTATGCAGACATAGATCATAAAACATTAACCAATGTATTATACGAATATCAACAGGTGCTGGAGAAATTCAGTACGCATGTAACAGCGTATTTGGATAATGAACTGGGAGTCGCCAACGCATTTACGAAAGATTGAAAGGAGGCTGTGAAATGAATAAGCTGCCTTCAACAAAACAGAAGTTATTAAATGTGTTAAAGAAGACACAACCATGTACGATTGATGGGGTAATGCTCCACTTCTCTATTTCAGAAGTTGCGGTGAGAAAGCATTTGGGCGAACTGGAACGACAGGGCTTTATTGAACGTCGTACCCTTAAACAAAAGATCGGTCGACCGTTGCACGAATATCGTCTGACCGATAAAGGGCACAGTACTTTTCCCAATCAGTATGAGCAACTGCCAGTTGAACTGCTCAAAGATCTAGAGGCCGTGCAAGGACGTGAAGCCGTTCATGCTGTTCTAAACAGGCGTAAGGAACGGGAACAGGCCCATTTTGATGAAGCATTTCAAGTCGATGACTTTGATGAGAAGATCGCACAGGTGACAGGCATACAGAACGAAAAGGGATATATGGTTGAAGCTGAACAAAAAGACGAGGGTTTGTATGAACTGACCCACTATCATTGTCCCATCATAAAACTTGCTGAGGAATACGGGCAAGTATGTCTAAATGAAAAAGAAGTATTTACAAATATATTTGCTCCCGGTCATGTCGAACAGCAATCTTGCATTACGAAAGGTGACGGGGTTTGCAAATGGACCATTAAAGAGACGAAGGAAGGATGAATCTGAAATGGGTTCATCTTTTTTCAGCATTTGGAGGACGAAATAATGACAAGTTACAGCGGTTATTTAATTGATCTTGACGGAACGATGTACAATGGAACAGAACCGATTGATTCAGCGATTCAGTTTGTGTGTCGGTTAAAAGAGCAGAACAAATCTTATTTGTTTGTAACGAATAATTCATCAAGCACCCCTGAACAAGTGGCAGATAAATTGCAGAAGATGGGAGTTCCTGCAGCGAGCGAGCAAATCATCACCTCAAGCTTAGCAACAGCCACTTACATAAGAGAGCAATATGGGGCTGCACGCTGTTATGTTATCGGAGAAGAGGGGTTGAAGCATGCGCTTGAAGAGACGGGTCATACAATCATAGATGATGACAGTCAGGTAGACGTAGTTATTGTCGGCATCGATCGTTCGGTCACATATGAAAAGTATGCTAAGGCATGTCTTCATGTTCGGGCCGGGGCAGCATTTATTTCAACAAATGGAGATATCGCTATCCCGACCGAGAGAGGCATGCTGCCTGGAAATGGTGCATTGACGTCAGTCATTGAAGTCAGTACAAAAGAAAAGCCCGTATTTATCGGTAAACCCGAGACGACAATCATGAATACCGCTCTAAAAAGAATGGACTTGAGCAAAGCGGCAACAGTCATGATTGGAGATAATTATGATACTGATATTATGGCAGGTGTTAATGCTGGTATGGACACATTAATGGTCCTGACAGGGGTTACAACCACATCGCAGCTGTCCGAAATCAAACATAAACCCACACATGTGGTAAATGATCTGTCAGAGTGGCTCATTTGACCCAAAAGTAATAAAACCGGGGTGTTCCTTTAATAGCAGGAATACCCCGGTTTTGTGTATGCTTAAGAAATTATAAATATTCGAGCTGTTGATAAATGTTGTCAAAGGGCACATCCAGCTCCAACGCCTACCCCCTCGAGTCATAAGTATGAACGTTCGTGGCAAAGACCGCCACTACACGTTCTTGCTTATGATTTTCGGGGGCAACCAAGACGTTTCCGCTTTTGTTTATCAATCATCAAGTAAAGCGTCGTCTGCGGTGGCATGAGCCAAACGACTTGATGCTGCGGCTGCGATAGCACCCACGATGTCATCAAGAAATGTGTGGCATTCCCCGGTGGACTTATCGTTCAAATGTTTCAGAATACCTGGTTTTTGCTTATCGATATAACCATAGTTGGTAAAGCCGATTGAGCCGTACACGTTTACAATTGAAAAGGCAACAATTTCATCGATGCCATACAAGCTTTCATCTGTTTCAATCGTTTCCTGCAGCGGGCTGTCGAGTTTTCCGTCTTCAGCGAGTTTATCAAGCTGAATGCCTGTTAAGATGGCGTTTTGCACCTCTCGTTTTGTCAGGACTCTGTCAACGTTGTACAGGCAGTCTTCCATTTGAAGATCTTCATGATATTTAGCCTGGAGGTAATAGACCAGTTCAGCAATATCCTCCAGTTTGACGCCTCTTTGTTTAAGCCATTCTCTTGCAACTGATTCTAAAGTTTTATTATCTGTATTTTTATCCATCATACAACACCTCTTCTTTCTTGTTTTATTCTTCATATATATTTTATAAAGCATTAGGAGGGATCATGATGAAAGCATTTCTTGAAATGCACTATAATATCCGTGACACGTATTCCACGCATATAGACAACCGTAGCCTATTGACCGATGGGGAATACGTCTATCTTATCATTCCAGTCGAAAACAAGGAAGCAATGTATATGGAACAAGGTGCACTTTCTGCATTTTTACACCAAAATGGGTATGAATTGGTTTCGCGTTTGCTGCCCAACAGAAATGGAGAATGGGTAACCTCTCATGAAGGGGTTTCATATATGCTGATGTACGCATCTCTTCCACGCGTTCCACAAGAACATTCCCACGGCAGGCAACTCGCACATTTGCATGCAGCAGGGGCAACGCAACAGTTTGAACCACAGCATATATCTAGTTTCGGTCAATGGAAACAAGTATGGATGAAAAAATTAGACCTTTATGAAGGCGAGATTCATCGTCAAGCATCTCAAAATGAGTCAGCTTACATGAACCTGCTTTTGGATAGCCTACCATATATTATTGGTATAGGAGAGAATGCCATTCAATATGTTCAAGAAACGGAAGGAGAATGGCGGACAAATGAATTTGACATAGGCACAGTTTGTTTTCACCGCTATACAAAACAACTACGAACCAGCGTTATCTGGTCACATGAATTTGTTTTTGATCATGGGGTAAGGGATTTGGCAGAGGGGATCAGATTCTATTGGATTCGGGGTAAAGAGGAAGAAGCTCTTCGCTTGCTTTATGATTATACAGAGGTTCGCCCTTTATCCATTCTTGCATGGCGAGCACTTTATGCGAGGCTCGTGATGCCGCTCCATGTGCTGGATATCATTGGAGAAAGCTTTCTTGCAAAAGACCAAGAGGCTTACTATTATGAAAAACTCAACGCACTTCTGGCACAACAACCTGATTATGAAGCACGGCTTGGTCGTTTTTATGAAGAATCGGGCGTAGATGTTCATGCGATCAACGTTCCTGTGATACACTGGTTATAGTATATGAATTGGAGGGGAAACGTTTGGCTAAAGGAAAAATATACATTACCAGAAATATTCCAAATGACATCATACAACCTTTTGAAGATGCTTTTGAAATTAAAATGTGGAAAGAATCGGAGACCCCTGTGCCGAGAGATGAACTGCTTCGACAGACGCAAGATGCGGATGGG contains:
- a CDS encoding Mbeg1-like protein, which gives rise to MFKPPMKKAVSALFAVALAFQFIWVPSAGAVESWSGTPWQGDAWEGTPWNAEDFIWQGDSWEGEGTEGDGTDGQKTDGNGVDSSGNGDMQTDEAQEQNDAQESDTDAQAEVVEECLPSPDNADCDDDADTLDLSTKEKIKEAVVQFEKDNPYLFLPDSPVFQEQREEQFARLEKEFAKLVERPHGRVDDITIADNVMATLADSGYSDGKLGTEVQNQNEAFLAQHGWNEIGTQFNDDSGFHARAFNQAEEGTIVVSFAGTEDLQDGITDAALAFGYGSKQFEEAAEYVEELIEQYPGHQIVLTGHSLGGAIAQYTSLNTNVPAITWNAPGIKTRDYSFFENPLSIGMSDSNVDVPAKFFDENGLFDDLIVNHMMEEDDIGTYHIHAGQSIVYSDDGTSSIRDDYSGEAHKSNTLWSLIGTAIGKGFDSSTSMFGSHGLGNFFALMGLC
- a CDS encoding RDD family protein, whose amino-acid sequence is MIRKNKKEIRLRRSVRDFLPVILTAMLVLPIGWLPAFMPQIMHKLAIKAQQPDIPEEQLEKDLDTYQSYLTRKYNMEATFDDEAFSEANGHYTVSAVPVNGENIPFTVSQDHNDNIRDTYIGSLWSKEIYDVFDPMVSQLYENVWIFETKVTTFREMDQYVLDNYEAIPDFFDVYSEFPNGYRFCITLYVFNDFSNEEEEQVKIYKLVEQLQESGITLTGFELKYYDQALYEQAGKDMKPTNEHRTYASHFLALNQQQLDSIQTLKTLENIWLNWKSSIKNRGGHMVSVEMGHEWEEEDNGTPAGFWMRLAAWGIDVLLVTFCLVFTKIAPHGSVALTGLLFGDRPADEYLMNYWVIQITMVLAVFWLYDAILESSPLQATVGKMLVKVKVSGEFNTKISFTKASGKFVLNVISLMLLGIGQFISLFTKDKQTIVDRVLNYGVYKA
- a CDS encoding SAV0927 family protein translates to MAQSFELIKDQTVQKDVRYVSVMGDYNRYDVALMTHTVDKNKIFVIDLNKNRYALVDQDKVGSQAEIAHLFQVSGFEAEELISFLKSIL
- a CDS encoding DUF86 domain-containing protein; this translates as MLVHIDQLLALYDKEKPFNSNVEHLALERLTHTLIESMLDVGNMMIDGFIMRDPGSYNDIIDIMVDERVLPESDQQAYHKLIELRQLLVQDYADIDHKTLTNVLYEYQQVLEKFSTHVTAYLDNELGVANAFTKD
- a CDS encoding helix-turn-helix transcriptional regulator gives rise to the protein MNKLPSTKQKLLNVLKKTQPCTIDGVMLHFSISEVAVRKHLGELERQGFIERRTLKQKIGRPLHEYRLTDKGHSTFPNQYEQLPVELLKDLEAVQGREAVHAVLNRRKEREQAHFDEAFQVDDFDEKIAQVTGIQNEKGYMVEAEQKDEGLYELTHYHCPIIKLAEEYGQVCLNEKEVFTNIFAPGHVEQQSCITKGDGVCKWTIKETKEG
- a CDS encoding TIGR01457 family HAD-type hydrolase codes for the protein MTSYSGYLIDLDGTMYNGTEPIDSAIQFVCRLKEQNKSYLFVTNNSSSTPEQVADKLQKMGVPAASEQIITSSLATATYIREQYGAARCYVIGEEGLKHALEETGHTIIDDDSQVDVVIVGIDRSVTYEKYAKACLHVRAGAAFISTNGDIAIPTERGMLPGNGALTSVIEVSTKEKPVFIGKPETTIMNTALKRMDLSKAATVMIGDNYDTDIMAGVNAGMDTLMVLTGVTTTSQLSEIKHKPTHVVNDLSEWLI
- a CDS encoding phosphatidylglycerophosphatase A family protein yields the protein MDKNTDNKTLESVAREWLKQRGVKLEDIAELVYYLQAKYHEDLQMEDCLYNVDRVLTKREVQNAILTGIQLDKLAEDGKLDSPLQETIETDESLYGIDEIVAFSIVNVYGSIGFTNYGYIDKQKPGILKHLNDKSTGECHTFLDDIVGAIAAAASSRLAHATADDALLDD